Proteins found in one Desulfobacterales bacterium genomic segment:
- a CDS encoding type IIA DNA topoisomerase subunit B, translated as MSLPAHNYDESKIKTLSSLEHIRLRPGMYIGRLGRGTHPDDGIYILLKEIIDNAVDEFIMGAGKRIDVFISQEGTVRVRDFGRGIPLGKLVECVSVINTGAKYNTDVFQFSVGLNGVGTKAVNALAETFKVTSFRDGRYAAAHFYQGVLQEEKQGRTREKNGTLIEFRPEKELFDDYVFDLEYVRQRLWRYAYLNAGLNLYLDEERFFSANGLKDLLEREVNGSHLYPAIYFKDATLEFAFCHTDNYGDSYFSFVNGTYTSGGGTHLSAFREGVLKGVNEYCNSNKKFIGNDVREGIVGAFAVKIKDPVFESQTKNKLGNTEIRAWIVNVVKDAVAAHLYKNSDTAERLLEKIQHNEKVRKELQQVRKEARVKAKKVAIKIAQLKDCKYHPSRGKPSPPGRENMLFITEGQSAAGSIVSSRDPMTQAVFSLKGKPLNVFGQNLALMYKNEEMYNLMCALNIEESVGNLRYDKIILATDADVDGLHIRNLLLTFFLHYYEPLVKMGHVFILETPLFRVRNKKETIYCYSDRERDQASRKLAGRGKARLNVEMTRFKGLGEISPREFKQFIDKDMKIRQVTIDRLSEVPKVLSFYMGKNTPDRREYIMEHLV; from the coding sequence ATGAGCCTACCTGCGCACAACTACGACGAAAGTAAGATTAAGACCTTGAGTTCCCTGGAACATATCCGGCTGCGGCCGGGTATGTACATCGGTCGTCTCGGCCGGGGCACCCATCCTGATGACGGGATTTATATCCTGTTAAAGGAGATCATCGACAATGCAGTGGATGAGTTCATCATGGGGGCCGGCAAGCGGATCGACGTCTTCATCAGCCAGGAGGGAACGGTGCGGGTGCGGGACTTTGGCCGGGGTATTCCCCTGGGCAAGCTGGTGGAGTGCGTTTCAGTGATCAATACCGGGGCCAAGTACAATACCGATGTGTTCCAGTTTTCCGTGGGGCTGAACGGGGTGGGCACCAAGGCGGTCAACGCCCTGGCCGAGACCTTCAAGGTGACCTCCTTCCGGGACGGCCGATATGCCGCTGCCCATTTTTACCAGGGGGTGCTGCAGGAGGAGAAACAAGGCAGGACCAGGGAGAAAAACGGCACCCTGATCGAGTTCAGGCCTGAAAAAGAGCTGTTCGACGACTATGTTTTTGACCTGGAATATGTCCGGCAGCGGCTCTGGCGCTACGCCTATCTCAATGCCGGCCTCAATCTCTATCTTGACGAGGAACGTTTCTTTTCCGCCAACGGGCTCAAGGACCTGCTCGAACGGGAGGTGAACGGCAGCCATCTCTATCCGGCCATCTACTTTAAGGACGCCACCCTGGAGTTTGCCTTCTGCCACACCGACAACTACGGGGACAGTTATTTTTCCTTTGTCAACGGCACCTATACCAGCGGGGGCGGGACCCACCTGTCGGCGTTCCGGGAGGGGGTGCTCAAGGGGGTGAACGAGTACTGCAACTCCAATAAAAAATTTATCGGCAATGATGTGCGGGAAGGTATTGTCGGCGCCTTTGCAGTGAAGATCAAGGACCCGGTGTTCGAGTCCCAGACCAAGAACAAGCTGGGCAACACCGAGATCCGGGCCTGGATCGTCAACGTGGTCAAGGACGCGGTGGCGGCCCATCTCTACAAGAACAGCGACACCGCCGAGCGGCTGCTGGAAAAGATCCAGCACAACGAGAAGGTGCGCAAGGAATTGCAGCAGGTGCGCAAGGAGGCCCGGGTAAAGGCCAAGAAGGTGGCGATCAAGATCGCCCAGCTCAAGGACTGCAAGTACCATCCCTCCCGGGGAAAACCCTCTCCCCCGGGCCGGGAGAACATGCTGTTCATCACCGAGGGACAGTCCGCGGCCGGCTCCATTGTCAGTTCCCGGGACCCGATGACCCAGGCGGTGTTTTCGCTCAAGGGCAAACCATTGAACGTGTTCGGCCAGAACCTGGCCCTGATGTACAAGAATGAAGAGATGTACAACCTGATGTGCGCCCTTAATATCGAGGAGTCGGTGGGCAACCTTCGTTACGACAAGATCATCCTGGCAACGGACGCCGACGTGGACGGCCTCCATATCCGCAACCTGCTGCTGACCTTTTTTCTCCACTACTATGAACCGCTGGTCAAGATGGGCCATGTGTTCATCCTGGAGACGCCCCTTTTCCGGGTTCGGAACAAGAAGGAAACCATCTACTGTTACTCGGACAGGGAGCGCGACCAGGCGAGCAGGAAGCTGGCCGGCCGGGGCAAGGCCCGGCTCAACGTGGAGATGACCCGCTTCAAGGGCCTGGGCGAGATTTCGCCCAGGGAGTTCAAACAGTTCATCGACAAGGACATGAAGATTCGCCAGGTGACCATTGACCGGTTAAGCGAGGTGCCCAAGGTCCTGAGCTTCTATATGGGCAAGAATACGCCGGATCGGCGCGAGTACATCATGGAGCACCTGGTATAA
- the thiD gene encoding bifunctional hydroxymethylpyrimidine kinase/phosphomethylpyrimidine kinase has protein sequence MSTSRALPTSMALSIAGSDPSGGAGIQADLKTFCMVGVYGGAVITCLTAQNTRGVASYRPVDPELVGQQIKLVLQDLPVSHIKIGMVGTGEIAIHIGAALENFSGEIVCDPVLAATSGLSLLKESARAAYRDQILARATVLIPNLEELSLLAERSCANPAGEIAAGRILFDRFPRLRSIVIKGGHRPDDDPIIDRLLVRRPGGAVEITARSHPRVRSRNTHGTGCTMAAAFTAHHLLENDDSIAFDKSVHFMDHLLTVSEPSRLGHGIGPLLHHLAR, from the coding sequence ATGTCCACAAGCAGAGCGCTTCCCACCTCCATGGCCCTGAGCATTGCCGGTTCCGACCCCTCGGGCGGGGCCGGGATCCAGGCCGATCTGAAGACTTTTTGCATGGTCGGGGTATACGGCGGCGCGGTGATCACCTGTCTCACCGCCCAGAACACCAGGGGAGTCGCCTCATATCGCCCGGTGGACCCGGAATTGGTGGGCCAACAGATCAAGCTGGTGCTGCAGGACCTGCCGGTCAGCCATATCAAGATCGGCATGGTCGGCACCGGAGAGATTGCCATCCATATCGGCGCGGCCCTGGAAAACTTCAGCGGTGAAATTGTCTGTGATCCGGTGCTGGCCGCCACCTCCGGCCTGAGCCTGCTCAAGGAATCGGCCCGGGCGGCCTACCGTGACCAAATCCTTGCCCGGGCCACGGTGTTGATCCCCAACCTTGAAGAGTTATCCCTGCTGGCGGAACGATCCTGCGCAAACCCGGCCGGGGAGATCGCCGCCGGCAGGATACTTTTCGACCGTTTCCCGCGGCTGCGCTCTATTGTTATCAAGGGAGGCCATCGGCCGGACGACGATCCGATAATCGACCGGCTGCTGGTCCGCCGGCCCGGCGGCGCGGTGGAAATCACGGCCAGAAGCCATCCCCGGGTCCGTTCCAGAAACACCCACGGCACCGGCTGCACCATGGCCGCGGCCTTTACCGCCCATCACCTGCTCGAAAACGACGACTCCATTGCCTTTGATAAGAGCGTGCATTTCATGGACCATCTCCTGACCGTCAGCGAACCGTCCCGTCTGGGACACGGCATCGGCCCCCTGCTCCACCATCTGGCCAGGTGA